In one Musa acuminata AAA Group cultivar baxijiao chromosome BXJ2-5, Cavendish_Baxijiao_AAA, whole genome shotgun sequence genomic region, the following are encoded:
- the LOC135611732 gene encoding photosystem II repair protein PSB27-H1, chloroplastic-like, with protein sequence MACSSLLAAPTSLSSRPAASPSPSLVATIANAVPGSSQAVSRRELAVILSSSVALLLVPVPPSAFAASDEEYVRETADMIGKLRITIGMDKKDANVAAAVAELREASNSWVAKYRREKALLGRASFRDMYSALNAVSGHYISFGPTSPIPAKRKTRILEEVDAAEKALIRGR encoded by the coding sequence ATGGCTTGTTCTTCACTGCTTGCTGCACCCACCTCCCTTTCCTCAAGACCTGCAGCCTCTCCATCTCCATCCCTCGTTGCCACCATAGCCAATGCGGTTCCGGGCAGCAGCCAAGCCGTAAGCCGCCGGGAACTCGCCGTGATCCTGTCGTCCTCGGTGGCGCTGCTGCTCGTCCCGGTGCCCCCATCGGCGTTCGCGGCCTCGGACGAGGAGTACGTTAGGGAGACGGCAGATATGATCGGGAAGCTGCGGATCACTATCGGCATGGACAAGAAAGACGCCAACGTGGCCGCGGCCGTGGCGGAGCTGCGGGAGGCGTCCAACTCATGGGTGGCCAAGTACCGGAGGGAGAAGGCGCTGCTGGGGCGGGCCTCCTTTAGAGACATGTACTCCGCTCTCAATGCCGTCTCCGGCCACTACATCAGCTTCGGCCCCACGTCGCCCATCCCCGCCAAGCGCAAGACCCGCATCTTGGAAGAGGTGGACGCCGCCGAGAAGGCTCTTATCCGGGGGAGGTAG
- the LOC103968588 gene encoding pentatricopeptide repeat-containing protein At5g15340, mitochondrial yields the protein MLIIDGGEGALFLELVPCYRSLLRSCAQGRTHPCAGYGLHAAAIKSGLLLLLSAPLFHMYAALRPSPATPILLHAFADVPRSARSAPEWTALISALPPSSLSLLLFRSMLRDAVAPDTVTLLALLSASARLANPVAGASGHLLFLKLGTPFSIPARNAALHMYATCGRMPDARRLFLEMPQPPTVVAWTALLAGALRWEGLSSGQEIFDKMPHKNEVSWNVMVSACIESGLPKEALSLLAQMLFSGDDYYLAIRNLNHITLCSLLSACSQAGDLRVGRWIHAHFTKAGGILDGKDNDLVKVGTALVDMYSKSGKVDLAHRAFEMMPRKTIVTWNAMLSGLSMHGMAAEVLTLFNRMVVHEAQQPDDITFVNILTACSRSGFVDQGRKIFHDLYPVYGLKPKLEHFSCMVDLLGRAGQLEEAEALVRKMPFQPNVVILGSLLASCVLHRRLELGQHLMDELVQIDPYNTEYHMLLSNMYTSSGRHAKADNLRMTVKKNGRRRYPGISYIEIDGHVHCFSAGDRSHPRTEELYMMLDEVVQRLQSAGYIPDAASQVSCVPDNYLENGDGQEEREQVLLAHSERLAICYGLISTKPGMPLLIFKNLRICTDCHVAIKLIADIYNRVITIRDRNRFHCFKEGACSCSDYW from the coding sequence ATGCTGATCATCGATGGAGGAGAAGGAGCACTGTTCTTGGAATTGGTTCCTTGCTACCGCTCCCTCCTCCGCTCCTGTGCTCAGGGTCGCACGCATCCCTGCGCCGGCTACGGCCTCCACGCGGCCGCCATCAAGtctggcctcctcctcctcctctccgcccCTCTCTTCCATATGTACGCCGCCCTACGCCCCTCTCCCGCCACCCCCATCCTCCTTCACGCCTTCGCCGATGTCCCCCGCTCCGCCCGCTCTGCCCCGGAGTGGACCGCCCTCATCTCtgccctccctccctcctccctctccctccttCTCTTCCGTTCCATGCTCCGCGACGCAGTTGCCCCCGACACCGTCACTCTCCTCGCCCTCCTCTCAGCGTCTGCCCGCCTAGCCAACCCCGTCGCTGGCGCCTCCGGCCACCTCCTCTTCCTCAAGCTGGGCACCCCCTTCTCTATCCCTGCCCGCAACGCTGCCCTCCACATGTATGCTACTTGCGGTCGCATGCCCGACGCTCGCCGCCTATTCCTCGAGATGCCCCAGCCGCCAACCGTTGTCGCCTGGACCGCGCTTCTCGCTGGTGCACTGCGCTGGGAGGGGCTCTCGAGCGGCCAGGAAATATTCGACAAAATGCCTCACAAGAACGAGGTTTCGTGGAATGTCATGGTTTCTGCCTGCATCGAATCCGGTCTTCCCAAGGAAGCCCTATCGCTGCTTGCCCAGATGCTCTTCTCTGGTGATGATTACTATTTggccataagaaatctcaatcacATTACCCTCTGCTCGCTCCTTTCAGCTTGCTCTCAGGCCGGAGATCTAAGAGTTGGCCGCTGGATCCATGCACACTTCACCAAAGCTGGTGGCATTTTGGATGGCAAAGATAACGATCTTGTCAAGGTGGGTACTGCTCTGGTTGATATGTATAGCAAGAGTGGAAAGGTCGATTTGGCACATCGAGCTTTTGAGATGATGCCGCGTAAAACTATTGTGACTTGGAATGCAATGTTGAGTGGGCTTTCAATGCATGGGATGGCTGCTGAGGTGCTGACATTGTTTAATCGGATGGTTGTGCATGAAGCTCAGCAGCCTGAtgatatcacttttgtgaacatTCTTACTGCTTGTAGCCGCTCAGGTTTTGTGGATCAAGGTCGTAAAATTTTTCATGATCTCTACCCAGTTTATGGTCTGAAGCCCAAGCTTGAGCATTTTTCCTGCATGGTCGATCTTTTGGGCAGGGCAGGTCAGTTGGAGGAAGCTGAGGCTCTGGTTAGAAAGATGCCCTTTCAGCCGAATGTCGTTATTTTGGGTTCCCTCCTAGCTTCTTGTGTCCTTCACAGAAGGCTAGAATTAGGGCAACACCTCATGGATGAGCTAGTGCAGATAGATCCTTATAATACTGAGTATCACATGCTGCTATCCAACATGTATACTTCATCAGGTAGGCATGCAAAAGCTGATAATCTTAGAATGACAGTGAAGAAAAATGGGAGAAGGAGATATCCTGGAATTAGCTATATAGAAATTGATGGTCATGTTCATTGTTTTAGTGCTGGTGATAGATCACATCCTCGGACAGAGGAATTGTATATGATGTTAGATGAGGTGGTTCAGAGGTTGCAGTCGGCTGGGTACATTCCTGATGCAGCCTCTCAAGTTTCATGTGTTCCTGATAATTACCTAGAAAATGGTGACGGGCAAGAAGAGCGAGAGCAGGTGTTATTAGCTCACAGTGAGAGGCTTGCCATATGTTACGGTCTCATTAGCACAAAGCCTGGCATGCCTCTCTTGATATTTAAGAACCTTCGTATTTGCACTGATTGCCATGTAGCAATAAAGCTTATTGCAGACATATATAACAGAGTCATTACCATCAGAGACCGGAACCGCTTTCATTGTTTTAAGGAAGGTGCCTGCTCCTGTTCTGATTATTGGTGA